Proteins from one Corynebacterium epidermidicanis genomic window:
- the mqo gene encoding malate dehydrogenase (quinone), with translation MSATLGAMLRQLEPQWSQVVFERLDVPAAESSSPWNNAGTGHSALCELNYTPLRDGQVDISKAISINEKFQVSRQFWAHQVEHGVLTNPEEFIQPVPHVSFGRGDEQVNYIQMRYEKLSKHPLFPGMQFSDDEAKFAEFLPLMAKGRDFDAEKVAISWFESGTDINYGAQARQFLNAAEKGGTEVKYGHEVKDIKKDGAKWKVVVKNVHTGDLQTYRAKFVFVGAGGMALPLLQKSGIAEVKGFGGFPVSGAWLRCTNDELIGQHAAKVYGQASVGTPPMSVPHLDTRVIDGKKGLLFGPYAGWTPKFLKQGSMLDLFKSIRVGNIPSYLGVAAQEMGLTKYLVTEVLKDEGARLEALRSYMPTAKAEDWELVIAGQRVQVIKPTAAPRFGSLEFGTALINNPEGTIAGLLGASPGASIAPAAMIEVLERCFGHRMIEWGPKLKEMVPSYGQKLAVNPGLFDEVWNHTQKTLKLEK, from the coding sequence ATGAGCGCAACCCTTGGTGCGATGCTTCGGCAATTGGAGCCACAGTGGTCGCAAGTAGTTTTTGAGCGTCTCGACGTTCCCGCCGCCGAATCGTCTTCCCCGTGGAACAATGCGGGCACCGGGCACTCCGCTCTGTGCGAGTTGAACTACACGCCACTGCGCGACGGCCAGGTCGATATTTCCAAGGCCATCAGCATCAATGAAAAGTTCCAGGTATCTCGTCAATTCTGGGCACACCAGGTAGAGCACGGCGTTCTGACGAATCCGGAAGAGTTCATTCAGCCAGTGCCTCACGTATCATTCGGCCGTGGCGATGAGCAGGTCAACTACATCCAGATGCGCTACGAAAAGCTCTCGAAGCACCCGCTTTTCCCGGGGATGCAGTTCTCCGATGATGAAGCCAAGTTTGCAGAATTCCTGCCACTCATGGCCAAGGGCCGTGACTTCGATGCAGAGAAGGTAGCAATCTCTTGGTTCGAATCTGGCACCGACATTAACTATGGCGCTCAGGCCCGCCAGTTCCTTAACGCTGCCGAAAAGGGTGGCACTGAGGTCAAGTACGGCCACGAAGTTAAGGACATCAAAAAGGATGGCGCTAAGTGGAAGGTGGTAGTCAAGAACGTTCACACTGGTGACCTGCAGACCTACCGTGCCAAGTTCGTCTTCGTTGGCGCAGGTGGCATGGCCTTGCCACTGCTGCAAAAGTCCGGCATCGCTGAGGTGAAGGGCTTCGGCGGTTTCCCGGTCTCCGGCGCTTGGCTGCGCTGCACCAATGATGAACTCATCGGGCAGCACGCGGCAAAGGTCTATGGCCAAGCATCTGTGGGCACCCCACCGATGTCCGTGCCTCACCTGGACACTCGTGTTATTGATGGCAAGAAGGGCCTGCTGTTCGGCCCTTATGCCGGTTGGACCCCTAAGTTCCTCAAGCAGGGTTCGATGCTGGACCTGTTCAAGTCCATCCGCGTAGGTAACATTCCTTCTTACCTCGGCGTCGCTGCCCAGGAAATGGGCTTGACCAAGTACCTGGTCACTGAGGTGCTCAAGGATGAAGGCGCACGCCTCGAAGCGCTGCGTTCCTACATGCCTACCGCGAAGGCCGAAGACTGGGAGCTGGTCATCGCTGGCCAGCGCGTCCAGGTGATCAAGCCGACCGCAGCTCCACGCTTCGGTTCCTTGGAGTTCGGCACCGCACTGATTAACAACCCAGAGGGCACCATCGCTGGTCTGCTTGGCGCATCCCCTGGCGCTTCGATTGCTCCGGCCGCCATGATTGAGGTGCTTGAGCGCTGCTTCGGCCACCGAATGATCGAGTGGGGACCAAAGCTGAAGGAAATGGTCCCTTCGTACGGACAAAAGCTCGCCGTTAACCCTGGCCTGTTTGACGAAGTCTGGAACCACACCCAAAAGACCCTCAAGCTGGAGAAGTAA
- a CDS encoding alpha/beta hydrolase, translating to MEDLPFSEDWDEDVLGDGFQRRTFELGPDPDVEPPIVATVVRYFPSSALNFNSGNPSTLQQLKEQHAGKSEFHSRPAIMYVPGTRDYFFHRHVAEYLHQQGFAVYVVDLRKCGRSHRKGQLRHYVSDAVLYFKDLKIVSEFILAQGHPQLIAMGYSFSGQVLAHWLDHLRRTDDQHIRPAISGSSFNNPWIELTYPDWCVRIARVVAPILATWSPEMRLYQKKLATYVESLHKDYHGEWDFDLTYKPRGGHTKYWGWVNEAIKLIDRVQSGAVNCGVPVLVMCSLRSSSARVFGDDTHTTDLVLNVDRIINYASLLGSDVTYIPIKDATHDVFLSQQRPRAQALHTCIDWLRDTAKLPSGTTPKPKFGNLYRIVAFNQL from the coding sequence ATGGAAGACCTTCCATTTTCCGAGGACTGGGATGAGGATGTCCTCGGCGACGGATTTCAGCGTCGCACCTTCGAGCTTGGACCAGACCCTGACGTGGAGCCACCTATCGTGGCTACCGTCGTGCGCTACTTCCCTTCCTCCGCACTCAACTTCAATAGTGGGAATCCGAGTACCCTACAACAATTAAAAGAACAACACGCCGGGAAATCTGAGTTTCATAGTCGCCCGGCAATCATGTATGTACCCGGAACCAGGGATTACTTCTTCCACCGCCATGTCGCCGAGTACCTCCACCAGCAAGGCTTTGCCGTGTATGTAGTGGACCTCAGAAAATGTGGCAGATCCCACCGCAAAGGCCAGCTGCGGCATTACGTCTCCGATGCTGTCTTATACTTCAAAGACCTAAAAATCGTCTCGGAATTCATCTTGGCGCAAGGTCATCCCCAACTCATCGCGATGGGTTATTCTTTCAGTGGCCAGGTGCTGGCTCACTGGCTTGATCACCTGCGACGCACCGATGACCAACACATCCGTCCCGCAATCTCTGGCTCCAGTTTCAACAACCCGTGGATCGAACTCACCTACCCCGATTGGTGCGTACGTATAGCTCGAGTGGTGGCCCCGATTCTGGCAACCTGGTCTCCTGAGATGCGACTGTATCAAAAGAAGCTCGCCACATATGTCGAGTCCTTACACAAGGACTATCACGGCGAATGGGACTTCGACCTTACTTACAAGCCCCGCGGAGGGCACACAAAGTATTGGGGATGGGTCAATGAAGCTATCAAACTCATCGATCGCGTCCAGAGTGGCGCGGTCAACTGTGGTGTTCCCGTCCTCGTGATGTGCTCGCTACGGTCCAGCAGCGCCCGAGTCTTCGGCGATGACACCCACACCACCGACTTGGTTCTCAATGTTGACAGAATCATCAACTACGCCAGCCTGCTTGGTAGCGACGTCACCTATATCCCCATCAAGGATGCCACGCACGATGTCTTTCTCTCCCAGCAGCGGCCTCGCGCTCAAGCGTTGCACACGTGCATCGACTGGCTCCGCGACACTGCCAAACTGCCGTCCGGCACAACCCCTAAACCTAAGTTCGGTAATCTCTATAGGATAGTGGCTTTTAACCAACTTTAA
- the mtr gene encoding mycothione reductase, which translates to MTKHYDLIIIGTGSGNSIPGPEFDDKSIAIIEEGTFGGTCLNVGCIPTKMYVYAADIARAIDHAHTYGIAAQRTGIDWPSIVDRVFAQRIDLIAQGGEAYRRGPETPNIDVYDHHAVFTGPKTIKTGKGGVECEITGDQIVIAAGSRPMIPQVIADSGVRYYTNNDIMRMPELPASMIIVGGGYIASEFAHVFSGLGVEVTQLNRSQRLLRGQDNDIAARFTEIAARNWNLVLDADVEKLSQDGREITVTTTAGEEYSAEILLVATGRTPNGDLLQLDRAGIEMDGESIKVDEFGRTNVDGVWALGDVSSPYLLKHVANAEMRAVRHNLLHPNDLQKMPHDHVPAAVFTHPQIAAVGLTEQQAREAGYDLTIKIQNYGDVAYGWAMEDKDHFVKLIADRQTGKLLGAHLIGPEAATLIQQLITVMAFDLDCREVATKQYWIHPALPEVIENALLGLDFS; encoded by the coding sequence GTGACCAAGCATTACGATCTCATCATCATTGGAACCGGCTCAGGAAACTCCATTCCGGGTCCTGAATTTGATGATAAGTCCATCGCCATCATCGAAGAAGGCACATTCGGCGGCACCTGCTTGAATGTCGGCTGCATCCCCACGAAGATGTACGTTTACGCCGCCGACATCGCACGCGCGATCGACCATGCCCACACCTATGGCATTGCTGCGCAGCGCACCGGCATTGATTGGCCGTCCATCGTCGATCGAGTCTTTGCCCAGCGCATTGACCTCATCGCCCAAGGCGGCGAGGCTTATCGACGTGGCCCCGAGACCCCAAACATCGACGTCTACGACCATCACGCGGTGTTTACCGGACCCAAAACCATTAAAACAGGTAAAGGTGGCGTTGAGTGCGAAATCACTGGTGATCAAATCGTCATCGCCGCCGGTTCGCGTCCGATGATCCCGCAGGTCATCGCCGATTCCGGCGTGCGCTACTACACCAATAACGACATCATGCGAATGCCAGAACTTCCGGCTTCGATGATCATTGTGGGCGGTGGCTACATCGCGAGCGAGTTTGCCCACGTTTTCTCTGGGTTAGGCGTTGAGGTCACCCAACTCAACCGCAGCCAGCGTCTCCTGCGAGGCCAAGACAATGACATCGCAGCACGCTTCACCGAGATCGCCGCCCGCAATTGGAATCTGGTGCTCGACGCGGACGTCGAAAAGCTCAGCCAGGATGGCCGCGAGATCACCGTAACAACCACAGCCGGCGAGGAGTATTCTGCCGAGATCCTTCTGGTTGCCACCGGACGAACCCCGAACGGTGATCTGCTCCAGCTGGACCGAGCGGGAATCGAAATGGATGGCGAATCAATCAAGGTCGACGAATTCGGGCGTACCAACGTTGACGGCGTGTGGGCTTTGGGCGATGTTTCCTCTCCATACCTGCTCAAGCACGTGGCCAACGCCGAGATGCGCGCGGTGCGACACAACCTTTTGCACCCGAACGACCTGCAAAAGATGCCTCATGACCATGTTCCGGCAGCGGTGTTCACCCACCCCCAGATTGCAGCAGTGGGTCTCACAGAACAGCAGGCCCGCGAGGCCGGCTATGACCTCACGATCAAGATCCAAAACTACGGTGATGTCGCCTACGGCTGGGCAATGGAAGACAAAGACCACTTCGTTAAGCTCATCGCCGACCGCCAAACCGGCAAGCTGCTGGGCGCCCACTTGATCGGGCCAGAGGCTGCCACCCTGATCCAGCAGCTCATCACGGTGATGGCTTTTGATCTGGACTGCCGCGAGGTAGCTACCAAGCAGTACTGGATTCACCCGGCGCTGCCTGAGGTGATCGAAAATGCACTCCTAGGCCTAGATTTTTCCTAG
- a CDS encoding cobyric acid synthase, whose protein sequence is MNAVLLAGTTSDAGKSIIVAGLCRALARRGWSVAPFKAQNMSNNSAVCADGGEIGRAQALQAVACGLEPRVEFNPILLKPGSDRSSQLVVNGQVTGTVSAKNYVAHRQHLRQVAAESLARLRADYDIVVCEGAGSPAEINLRETDVANFGLAEAADLPVYVVGDIDRGGVLAHLFGTHQIVSDADRARIKGFIINKFRGDQSILGPGLTELERLTGVPTVAVLPFIEGLWVDAEDSLQSSIGSAVGPATAALGTQRLRVAAVRLPRISNATDVEALACEPGVSVTWTVDPDFVAEADLVVLPGSKATVHDLNWLRRTGLADAIKQRTAPTLGICGGFQMLCSHINDPVESGETVAGLGLFDADVEFAPTKTLLRHDNGAYEIHHGVITRSAEVPWIGEEGAARGVFRGTHRHGQLEDNAFRRSFLDWAAGTVGKTGFITSPDTDFHQVRLGQLDVIADVIEAHWDLSQLLGQLRVQK, encoded by the coding sequence ATGAATGCAGTCCTCCTTGCCGGGACGACGTCCGATGCCGGAAAGTCGATCATTGTCGCTGGTCTTTGTCGCGCCCTAGCGCGTAGGGGCTGGTCGGTGGCGCCTTTCAAGGCGCAAAATATGTCGAACAATTCGGCGGTGTGTGCCGATGGTGGCGAAATCGGCCGGGCGCAAGCGCTGCAGGCAGTAGCTTGCGGATTAGAGCCCCGGGTAGAGTTCAATCCCATCCTGCTCAAACCGGGTTCGGACCGTAGCTCCCAGTTGGTCGTCAACGGCCAGGTCACCGGCACGGTGTCAGCAAAAAACTACGTGGCGCATCGCCAGCACCTGCGCCAGGTAGCGGCTGAGTCTTTGGCTCGTCTGCGCGCCGACTATGACATTGTCGTATGTGAGGGGGCGGGTTCACCAGCGGAAATTAATTTACGCGAAACCGATGTGGCCAATTTTGGACTGGCCGAGGCAGCCGACTTGCCGGTTTATGTGGTCGGAGACATCGACCGTGGCGGTGTGCTGGCGCATCTCTTTGGCACTCACCAGATTGTCTCCGATGCGGACCGGGCTCGCATCAAGGGCTTTATCATTAACAAGTTCCGAGGTGATCAGAGCATTTTGGGTCCAGGACTCACGGAATTGGAACGACTTACTGGAGTCCCGACGGTAGCCGTGCTGCCCTTCATTGAGGGGCTTTGGGTGGACGCGGAGGATTCGCTGCAGTCGTCGATAGGCTCGGCGGTGGGCCCGGCCACGGCAGCTCTAGGTACCCAACGCCTTCGGGTGGCTGCGGTGCGGCTGCCGCGAATTTCGAATGCAACAGATGTCGAGGCGCTGGCCTGCGAACCGGGAGTAAGCGTGACCTGGACAGTAGACCCGGATTTCGTAGCTGAAGCCGATCTCGTGGTGCTGCCAGGGTCCAAGGCGACCGTCCACGACTTGAATTGGCTGCGCCGTACAGGGCTTGCCGACGCCATCAAGCAGCGCACCGCCCCGACCCTCGGGATCTGTGGTGGCTTTCAGATGCTGTGCTCGCACATCAATGATCCAGTCGAGTCTGGGGAAACGGTGGCGGGGCTCGGCCTATTTGATGCCGATGTGGAATTTGCCCCGACCAAGACGTTGCTCCGCCACGACAACGGCGCCTATGAAATCCATCATGGCGTGATTACTCGCAGTGCCGAGGTGCCGTGGATCGGTGAGGAAGGCGCAGCTCGTGGTGTGTTCCGGGGCACGCACCGGCACGGTCAACTGGAAGATAATGCGTTCCGACGCAGCTTCCTTGACTGGGCGGCTGGCACCGTTGGCAAGACCGGATTCATTACTTCACCGGATACGGATTTTCACCAAGTACGGCTTGGGCAGCTCGATGTGATCGCTGATGTTATTGAGGCTCATTGGGATCTTTCACAGTTGCTGGGGCAGCTGAGGGTGCAAAAGTAA
- the map gene encoding type I methionyl aminopeptidase, protein MSSRAKLTPGTPTPIRTVPAHIARPEYAWKEDVQEGMGEPLVQTPEVIEAMREASQIAANALVVAGRAVQPGVTTDEIDRIAHEYMCDHGAYPSTLGYRGFAKSCCVSLNEIVCHGIPDTTVIEDGDIVNIDVTAFKNGVHGDTNATFLAGNVSEEHRLLVERTKEATMRGIKAAKPGREINVIGRVIESYAKRFGYNVVRDFTGHGVGPTFHNGLIVLHYDSDVYRDILEPGMTLTIEPMINLGSLDYDIWDDGWTVQNRDGKFTAQFEHTIVITDDGNEILTIPTEQ, encoded by the coding sequence ATGAGTTCACGCGCAAAGCTAACCCCAGGCACTCCAACTCCTATCCGAACCGTCCCAGCACACATCGCCCGCCCAGAGTATGCATGGAAAGAAGACGTACAAGAGGGCATGGGGGAGCCGCTAGTGCAAACCCCGGAAGTCATTGAAGCGATGCGCGAGGCATCGCAGATTGCGGCGAACGCCCTAGTTGTCGCCGGACGGGCGGTTCAGCCAGGTGTGACCACTGACGAGATCGACCGCATTGCGCACGAGTACATGTGTGATCACGGCGCCTACCCATCGACGTTGGGCTACCGTGGCTTTGCTAAGTCTTGCTGTGTTTCTTTGAACGAGATCGTGTGCCACGGCATTCCGGATACCACCGTGATCGAAGATGGCGATATCGTCAACATCGACGTCACGGCCTTTAAGAACGGTGTCCACGGGGATACCAACGCCACTTTCCTCGCTGGCAATGTTTCCGAAGAACACCGCCTCCTGGTCGAGCGGACGAAGGAAGCGACCATGCGTGGCATCAAGGCTGCAAAGCCTGGTCGCGAGATCAATGTGATCGGCCGGGTCATCGAGTCCTACGCCAAGCGTTTTGGGTACAACGTGGTCCGCGACTTTACCGGCCATGGCGTGGGGCCTACATTCCATAATGGGCTGATAGTCCTGCATTATGATTCCGACGTCTACCGGGACATACTGGAGCCCGGCATGACGCTAACGATCGAGCCGATGATCAACCTTGGCTCTTTGGATTATGACATCTGGGACGATGGCTGGACCGTGCAGAACCGCGACGGCAAGTTCACCGCCCAGTTCGAGCACACCATCGTCATCACCGACGACGGCAACGAAATCCTCACCATCCCAACCGAACAATAA
- a CDS encoding penicillin-binding transpeptidase domain-containing protein, translating into MRRITGFLATVGFVAATVTACTPKPDVADPVIREFLQALEQGDVEKAAQLTDNPDATRTAVQESIDGMQAEGLRAELLRVDNQDTLATATYRLDWRLPRERNFDYEAQVAATKIKDQWKVRYAPAMVHPQLGAHQHLELRAIPAQKSRVISADGADVLAPGSVYRILINPAEAGNTSGVAARVAMALGQAHERDAAVPVIDQQALAKELAGRTGNYSVTVVSGPNGKIVADELRGVPGVIVNEEAAMVRTDPTFAPEIMSRVEKIVRDDLDGANGWQIAKVNNNGAEMASLYRKEPELRPAVQVSLDHQMQNAAQQAVDLRKEMKAMMVAIRPSTGEILAVAQTKRADEDGDPALMGQYPPGSTFKMITAAAGLAHQGLNTGSTVPCPGTMEVGPRIVTNYNSFSRGNTSLDDAFAQSCNTTFADISARLAPGQLQDMAKSFGLGVDYAIPGLDTMTGQVPHGDEFMERVDEGYGQGRDLASPFGLALVAATAAAGKTPTPVLVSGHPGTADQHVSPPPAEVVNQLRTMMRSVVTSGTARGMRQKGGAVSGKTGEAEFSGGSHAWFAGFREDDIAFATLIVGGGGSESAVAITDYFFVQLDAARHPEASEAG; encoded by the coding sequence ATGAGACGCATCACTGGTTTTCTAGCCACCGTCGGATTCGTGGCTGCGACCGTCACCGCTTGCACCCCGAAACCTGATGTAGCCGACCCAGTGATTCGTGAATTTCTGCAGGCTTTGGAACAAGGGGACGTCGAAAAGGCAGCGCAGCTCACCGACAACCCGGACGCGACACGCACGGCCGTGCAGGAAAGCATCGACGGCATGCAAGCCGAGGGCCTGCGCGCTGAGCTATTAAGGGTCGATAATCAAGACACGTTGGCAACGGCAACCTACCGGCTCGATTGGCGGCTACCCCGAGAGCGAAACTTTGATTACGAAGCACAAGTCGCTGCAACGAAAATTAAAGATCAATGGAAAGTCCGGTACGCGCCCGCGATGGTCCACCCGCAACTGGGTGCCCATCAGCATCTAGAACTCCGAGCGATTCCTGCCCAAAAATCAAGAGTGATCAGTGCAGACGGTGCGGACGTGCTCGCGCCGGGCAGTGTGTACCGCATTCTCATTAACCCAGCTGAGGCTGGCAACACGAGTGGAGTTGCGGCACGGGTGGCGATGGCGCTTGGCCAGGCACATGAGCGAGATGCAGCTGTTCCCGTGATCGATCAGCAAGCGTTGGCGAAAGAACTCGCCGGTCGCACTGGGAATTATTCCGTCACAGTGGTCTCCGGCCCGAACGGAAAGATCGTTGCTGACGAACTCCGGGGTGTTCCGGGGGTGATTGTCAACGAAGAAGCTGCCATGGTGCGCACCGATCCCACCTTTGCGCCGGAGATCATGTCGCGGGTGGAAAAGATTGTGCGCGACGACCTTGATGGTGCGAATGGCTGGCAAATAGCCAAGGTCAACAACAACGGTGCAGAAATGGCCTCCCTGTACCGTAAGGAGCCCGAACTACGCCCTGCAGTGCAGGTCAGTCTCGATCACCAGATGCAAAACGCCGCTCAGCAAGCGGTAGACCTCAGGAAAGAAATGAAGGCCATGATGGTGGCTATCCGACCGTCCACAGGCGAAATCCTAGCCGTGGCGCAGACCAAGCGTGCCGATGAAGACGGTGATCCTGCCTTGATGGGACAGTACCCGCCGGGATCGACGTTCAAGATGATCACAGCCGCAGCTGGGTTAGCGCATCAAGGGCTCAACACGGGATCCACGGTGCCGTGCCCAGGAACGATGGAAGTTGGACCCCGTATCGTCACCAACTACAACTCCTTTTCACGCGGCAACACCTCACTTGACGATGCCTTCGCGCAATCGTGCAACACCACCTTCGCGGATATTTCCGCACGGTTAGCCCCAGGACAACTCCAGGACATGGCCAAAAGCTTCGGCTTAGGTGTTGACTATGCCATCCCAGGACTCGACACGATGACCGGCCAAGTGCCGCATGGTGACGAGTTCATGGAACGCGTCGACGAAGGCTATGGACAGGGACGGGACCTTGCCAGCCCTTTCGGGCTTGCGCTCGTAGCTGCCACCGCAGCAGCGGGGAAAACACCCACTCCCGTGTTGGTCTCCGGGCACCCTGGGACTGCTGACCAGCACGTCTCCCCGCCACCTGCCGAAGTCGTTAATCAATTGCGCACCATGATGCGTTCAGTGGTCACCAGTGGTACCGCTAGGGGAATGCGCCAGAAAGGGGGTGCGGTGTCCGGTAAGACCGGTGAAGCTGAATTTTCGGGTGGTTCCCACGCGTGGTTTGCGGGCTTCCGGGAAGATGACATCGCTTTCGCGACCTTGATCGTCGGTGGCGGCGGCTCGGAATCCGCCGTGGCGATTACGGATTACTTCTTTGTGCAGCTTGATGCCGCGCGCCACCCCGAAGCAAGCGAGGCTGGCTAG
- a CDS encoding response regulator yields MIRLLLADDHPVIRAGLTAVLEAEPDFEVVAEAATADDAVALVKKHAILGTPIDLVLMDLRFNETPGANTQAEGVRATAEIRALKPAPEVLVITNYSSDAEVIGAVSAGAVGYLLKDSDPDVLIDGVRAASRGESVLSNQVATRLMGRMRQPETNLTAREHEVLTLVAEGMSNREIARKLVLTEATVKSHLGHVFSKLGVASRTAAVVEARKRAIL; encoded by the coding sequence ATGATTCGCCTCCTCCTCGCCGACGACCATCCCGTTATTCGCGCGGGACTCACCGCTGTGCTCGAAGCGGAGCCGGACTTCGAGGTAGTTGCAGAAGCTGCCACGGCCGACGACGCCGTTGCCCTCGTGAAGAAACACGCAATTTTAGGCACCCCCATTGACCTGGTTCTGATGGACCTTCGCTTCAATGAAACCCCCGGCGCAAACACCCAAGCCGAAGGTGTCCGCGCGACCGCCGAGATCCGCGCCCTGAAACCGGCGCCCGAAGTACTCGTCATCACCAACTATTCCTCCGATGCCGAAGTCATCGGCGCCGTAAGCGCCGGAGCCGTGGGTTACCTCCTCAAAGACTCCGACCCCGACGTGCTTATCGACGGCGTGCGGGCCGCCTCCCGCGGAGAATCAGTATTATCCAACCAGGTCGCCACACGGCTCATGGGACGCATGCGGCAACCGGAAACCAACCTCACCGCCCGGGAACACGAAGTGCTCACTCTCGTCGCGGAAGGCATGTCCAACCGTGAGATCGCCCGGAAGTTGGTGCTCACCGAAGCCACCGTAAAAAGTCACCTCGGCCACGTTTTTAGCAAACTCGGGGTAGCCTCCCGCACGGCAGCGGTAGTTGAGGCACGCAAGCGAGCAATCCTCTAA
- a CDS encoding sensor histidine kinase: protein MTELLPWEDPKRETPRAPNPQVIANMWQWLHLVLGVLVFALWVLAIVEKHTLIALAAGIAFCAVFAIGEWALAGTRGRRWALIWLGFLATSFLIFVLANPAAAYLAFPLFFVVLHVCGGWRAGAWIACFIAIAVMGQAWHGGLQLGAVIGPVIAGVVVWLLGSGFQLLIEETRAREQAMADLIAARAEATRLARQAGEASERSRLAADIHDTVAQGLSSIQLLLHSAEQRTQDPDLKATLHLARQTAKDNLQETRRIIAALQPAPLTGASLPVALARVASTTPMGSAVDFHIDGTPRPLDDATEASIVRLAQSMLSNVVRHAHATQAAVTLTYGDNEVALDVVDNGVGFDPATIGNSFGLHAASQRVAELGGKLIIESTTEGTTGTGIRIELPTKEQQ from the coding sequence GTGACTGAACTTTTGCCGTGGGAAGACCCCAAGCGCGAAACGCCTCGCGCGCCGAATCCGCAGGTCATTGCTAATATGTGGCAGTGGCTCCACCTGGTGTTGGGCGTGCTTGTCTTCGCGTTGTGGGTATTGGCGATCGTCGAAAAGCACACGCTGATAGCACTTGCCGCTGGGATTGCATTCTGCGCAGTGTTTGCGATTGGTGAATGGGCCTTGGCTGGCACAAGGGGACGGCGGTGGGCGTTGATTTGGCTAGGTTTTCTCGCCACCAGTTTCCTGATCTTCGTGCTGGCAAACCCAGCTGCGGCCTACCTGGCCTTCCCATTGTTCTTCGTCGTATTACATGTCTGCGGCGGCTGGCGAGCGGGAGCTTGGATCGCTTGCTTTATTGCTATCGCAGTCATGGGGCAGGCCTGGCATGGTGGCTTGCAACTGGGCGCGGTCATCGGACCGGTGATAGCTGGCGTGGTGGTATGGCTGCTGGGTTCGGGTTTCCAATTGCTCATCGAAGAAACTCGCGCCCGAGAACAAGCGATGGCAGACCTCATTGCAGCCCGGGCGGAAGCCACCCGCCTGGCGCGTCAAGCCGGAGAAGCTAGCGAGAGGTCAAGGCTGGCCGCTGACATTCATGACACCGTCGCCCAAGGCCTATCCTCGATCCAGCTCTTATTGCACTCTGCGGAGCAACGCACCCAGGACCCTGACCTTAAGGCCACACTGCATCTAGCGAGACAAACCGCCAAGGACAATCTGCAAGAAACCCGACGGATCATCGCCGCTCTTCAACCCGCACCGCTCACCGGCGCCAGCTTGCCTGTGGCGCTCGCACGGGTAGCGTCAACCACCCCAATGGGGTCAGCGGTGGACTTTCATATCGATGGGACCCCGCGACCTCTCGACGATGCCACCGAAGCCTCCATCGTGCGCCTAGCGCAATCAATGCTGTCCAACGTCGTCAGGCATGCGCACGCTACCCAAGCAGCTGTGACGCTCACCTACGGAGACAATGAGGTTGCTCTTGATGTCGTCGATAATGGCGTAGGGTTCGACCCAGCTACTATCGGAAACAGCTTTGGGCTACATGCCGCGTCGCAACGCGTTGCTGAACTTGGCGGAAAGCTCATCATCGAGTCGACGACCGAAGGCACCACCGGCACCGGAATCCGCATCGAACTACCCACGAAAGAGCAGCAATGA